A segment of the Bacillus licheniformis DSM 13 = ATCC 14580 genome:
ACTGGACATGCTGTGATCAAGATTGCTTAGAGGCTTCTTTATTAAAATGTTCCTCAAATTTTTTTGGAAAACGCTGATCGGCCAAATGAATGTTGTCGCTGTAATCGACCGGAATATCAATGACAACAGGCCCCTCTGCATCAAGACCAGCTTTAAGCACCTCTGCCAATTCGTCAGGTGAATTGACCCTTAAACCTTTTGCACCAAAGCTTTCAGCATATTTTACAATATCGATTCCGCCGAAGTCGACTCCGGACGTCCGCTTGTATTTCATCTCCTGCTGGAACGCAACCATATCGTATGTGCTGTCATTCCAGACAATGTGAACGATCGGCGCTTTTAATCTGACCGCTGTCTCAAGCTCCATCGCGGAGAACAGGAAGCCCCCGTCCCCGGAAACAGACACGACTTTCTGTCCCGGATTGACCAGCGTTGCTGCAATCGCCCACGGCAAAGCCACCCCAAGCGTCTGCATGCCGTTGGAAATCAGCAGTCCATGCGGACGGTAGGTGCGGAAATATCTAGACATCCAAATCGCATGGGAGCCGATGTCGCAAGTCACCGTTATGTCATCGCTCAGCAGTTCACGCAAATCGCGAACGATTTGCAGCGGATGAACAAGATCAGTTTTTGTTTCTTTAGGAGGTTCGCTTTGCTCCTCCAGTGCTTTCTTCAAGTAATCAAGGACAGGTGCAAAGGACTCGTCGATGGAAACCGGCAGAGAATCATGTTCAATATGGTTTAACGTCTCTGCGATATCGCCGATCAACTCGATTTCGGGCTGATAGTCATGATCGATATCGGCTTGTATTTCGTCAAGATGAATCACGCTTCGTTCGCCTTTTCCATTCCAAAAGACCGGATCGTATTCAATCGGATCATAGCCGACCGTCAAAACGACATCCGCTTTTTCCAATAGCATGTCTCCGGGCTGATTGCGGAATAGTCCGATCCGGCCGAAGTACTGGTCTTCCAAATCGTGAGACAGCGTACCCGCTGCTTGGTATGTTTCAACAAACGGCAGTTTCACTTTCCTTAGCAGACGCCGAACCGCTTCAATCGCTTCAGGTCTTCCGCCTTTCATCCCGACAAGCACGACAGGAAGGTTCGCATTGTGAATTTTGGCGATGGCCGCGCTGATTTGTTCGTCCGAAGCCGCGCCCAGCTTCGGCGCCGGCATGGTTTTCACCGGCTTGGCAGTTGCCGGACCGGCCGTAACGTCCTGCGGAAAGCTGAGAAACGCTGCGCCAGCCTGTCCAGAAGCCGCCGCTCTGAATGCATTGGTTACAGCCTCAGGTATGTTGTTCGCATCTTCCACTTCTGCGCTATATTTCGTAATCGGCTGAAACAACGCCGCATTATCCATCGATTGATGAGTTTTTTTGAGACGATCCGCTCTTTTTACAGCACCCGCCAGGGCAACAACCGGATCTCCTTCTGTATTGGCTGTTACAAGACCGGTCGCTAAATTAGACGCTCCCGGACCTGAAGTCACCAGGCAAACACCGGGCTTTCCAGTCAATCGTCCGACTGCCGCCGCCATAAATGCTGCATTCTGCTCGTGACGGCAAACGATCAATTCAGGCCCCTTGTCTTTCAATACGTCAAACACCGCATCGATTTTCGCTCCCGGAATACCGAAAACATGAGTGACACCTTGCTGAATGAGACTATCCACCACAAGCTCTGCTCCTCTTACAGTAAGAGTTTCATTTTTAGCGGCTACATTATTCAAAGCCCTCACTCCTCCATTTTCATTCATTTACAATGAATTTTTAATAAAATTATTGTATTATTAAATATACATCTTGTGGAAATTGTTTTCCAATACTTCTTTGTCTTACAATTAATATGTAAAACGACTGAAATCGCATTCAGAAAGGAATGAGTGATTAATGGAGCTGCGCCATCTTCGTTATTTTATGGTTGTTGCCGAAGAACTGCATTTCGGAAAAGCAGCTCTTCGGCTGAACATGACTCAGCCTCCGCTCAGCCAGCAGATTAAACAGCTAGAAAGTGAAATAGGCGTCACCTTGCTGAAGAGGTCAAAAAGAGCCGTCAGGCTAACGGCGGCAGGCGGGGTCTTTTTAAAACAAATCAAGGAAGGACTTTCCCAGATTGATCAGGCCGTCGACATGGCTCAGCGGACGGCCCGCGGGGAGCTGGGAAGACTCGTGATCGGCTTTGTCGGCTCCGCAACATACGAGATCATGCCTCCCATCATCAGGGAATACCGAAACCGGTTCCCGTCCGTGCAGATCGATCTTCGGGAGCTTTCAACCCCCAATCAGATCGATGCACTGCTAAACGGGCATATTGACATCGGGGTGCTGCATCCCCCGTTGGGAAACGACGAACTGAAGTCATACACGGTAAAAAAAAGCCATTGTGTCCTTGCACTTCCAAAACACCACCCGTTGACAGAAAAAGCCCGGGTACATTTGAAGGATCTTGAAGAAGAATCGCTGATCGTCATTGCCAAAGAAGCGTGGCCCTCTTTATACACGGAATTCAATTTCTTGTGTGAAAAAGCCGGATTTATCCCCAACATCGCCCAGGAAGCTACAGAATACCAAATGGTGATCGGCCTCGTATCGGCCGGAATGGGAATCGCCGTCGTGCCTACGGCGGCTAAACGATTATTTAACCTTGATGTTGTATACAAAGAAATCGAAGACTTTCCCCTTCGCGCCGAATGGATTACCGCACATCGAAAGGACAACCGCAATCCGGCACTTAAGCATTTCATCGAAATCTCAGATCAACACTCATAGCCGTATAGAAAAAACCCCGTGGACAAATCCTCCTTGTTCACGGGGTTTTTTCCTCATATAGACGTTTGCAAGTTTTGAAAACGCAGTTAAATGCCGATTGCTGCCCCATCGCTTCTCGGATCGCTCCCCCCTCTCAGGAAGCCTTGATCGTCAATCTCAATGATTCCGGCATGACCCATCACCCCGTCAAATTCACCGACAACGGTTACATGATGCCCATGCTTTCGCAGTTTTGCAATCACTTCAGGCGCCACTCTGCTTTCTATTCTTACACCTTCCACCCGCTCTCCCCATGTTCTGCCCCATACCCATCTCGGTTCATGAACAGCTGTTTGCGGATCCATCCCGTAATCTACCATTCTCGTAATAAGAGCCGTCTGCGTCTGCGGCTGTCCTTCTCCCCCTTGCCCTTGCGTTCCGTAAAGGAATTTCGGCTTGCCGCCTCTAAACGCCATGGCGGGCATCAGCGTATGAAAAGTTCTTTTTCCCGGCTCCAGCGTATTGACATGGTCGGGATCAAGCGAGAAAAACGCCCCTCTGTTCTGCAAAATGACGCCGGTATCTCCAGCTGTCACACCTGAGCCGAATTCGAAATACAAACTTTGAATAAACGAAACAGCATTCCCGTCTTCATCTACTGCTGCTGCATAAGATGTATCGCTGCCGAGCGGCCGGCTCTCCGCCTGAAGCGCCGGCAGTCCGATTTTTGCGGCCAGCTCCCGGGCATACTCTTTGTCCAGTAGGCGTCCAAGCGGAATCTGTGAGAATTCCGGGTCAGTCAATACTTTGTTGCAGTCGGAAAAACTTAATTTCAATGCTTCGATAAGCAGATGATAATACTCGAAAGAACCGTGCTCGATCATGCCAAAGTCGTAGTTTTCCAAAATGTTCAATGTCATAAGACCGGTAAATCCTTGTGAATTCGGAGGCATTTGATAGATGGCATATCCTCTGTATGTGGAGGAAAGCGGAGACACCCATTCCCCTCGATGCAGCCCGAAATCTTCAAGGTTCAAGATGCCCCCGTTGTTTTGGAGATAGGCTGCTAAAGCTTGGGCAATTTCCCCTTTATAAAAGGTGTCTCTTCCTTTCTCAGCGATCAACGTCAAAGTGCGCGCGAGCTCTTTCTGCACAAAACGCTCACCTGGAGAGGGCGGTTTTCCTCCCGGAAGATAAATATCTGCAGTGATCGGCATACAGGAAAGCCATTCAGCGTTTTTCACCGTGTTTTGACATTGATCAGGCGAGACCGGGAACCCCTTTTCTGCATACATAATCGCCGGCTTCAGCACCTCTCGAAGCGATAGACGGCCGTACGCAGCCAGTATTTCGGCCCAGCTGTCCACCATCCCCGGCACGGTAATCGCACTCCTTGGGCCCCTGACCGGAATGGCGCGCTCTCCTTTATACTGATCCCGGTCCGCTTTCCGCCCCGACCGCCCGCTGCCATTGTACCCTTTGATCTCCCCGCTTCCATTGTGATACATCAGCCAAAAGGCATCCCCTCCGAGTCCTGTCATATGCGGATAGACAACAGCTAGGCACGCGCTTACTGCAACAGCGGCGTCAAACGCGTTCCCCCCCTTCTCCATGATGATGCTGCCTGCAAGCGAAGCGAGATAATGAGGACTGACAACCATTTGTTTCGAACCGATCTTCAGCTTCTCCATAGCTCATTCCTTCCTTTCAAGCATTCATTTGTCCTTTGAAGTATAGTGGCCCGTTAAAAGAGGCGCTACTTTCAGGGAAGAAAAACTAACGCCCTTTTTTCAATAAGTATTAAAAAAACGTTAAAATGATTCATATCGAAACCCTTATTATGATACAATTTACAAAATGTTCATTTATAGTGTGATTGACAAGCAATTTCGAATGATAATGACCAAACAGAAAGGAAGGGATATTTGTGAGCCTCGACTACCATATGCCAAATTTAATTCTCGATGAAACGGATAAAAAAATCCTTTCGATCTTGCATGAGGAAGGAAGAATCTCTTATACG
Coding sequences within it:
- the alsS gene encoding acetolactate synthase AlsS, producing MNNVAAKNETLTVRGAELVVDSLIQQGVTHVFGIPGAKIDAVFDVLKDKGPELIVCRHEQNAAFMAAAVGRLTGKPGVCLVTSGPGASNLATGLVTANTEGDPVVALAGAVKRADRLKKTHQSMDNAALFQPITKYSAEVEDANNIPEAVTNAFRAAASGQAGAAFLSFPQDVTAGPATAKPVKTMPAPKLGAASDEQISAAIAKIHNANLPVVLVGMKGGRPEAIEAVRRLLRKVKLPFVETYQAAGTLSHDLEDQYFGRIGLFRNQPGDMLLEKADVVLTVGYDPIEYDPVFWNGKGERSVIHLDEIQADIDHDYQPEIELIGDIAETLNHIEHDSLPVSIDESFAPVLDYLKKALEEQSEPPKETKTDLVHPLQIVRDLRELLSDDITVTCDIGSHAIWMSRYFRTYRPHGLLISNGMQTLGVALPWAIAATLVNPGQKVVSVSGDGGFLFSAMELETAVRLKAPIVHIVWNDSTYDMVAFQQEMKYKRTSGVDFGGIDIVKYAESFGAKGLRVNSPDELAEVLKAGLDAEGPVVIDIPVDYSDNIHLADQRFPKKFEEHFNKEASKQS
- the alsR gene encoding acetoin biosynthesis transcriptional regulator AlsR; the encoded protein is MELRHLRYFMVVAEELHFGKAALRLNMTQPPLSQQIKQLESEIGVTLLKRSKRAVRLTAAGGVFLKQIKEGLSQIDQAVDMAQRTARGELGRLVIGFVGSATYEIMPPIIREYRNRFPSVQIDLRELSTPNQIDALLNGHIDIGVLHPPLGNDELKSYTVKKSHCVLALPKHHPLTEKARVHLKDLEEESLIVIAKEAWPSLYTEFNFLCEKAGFIPNIAQEATEYQMVIGLVSAGMGIAVVPTAAKRLFNLDVVYKEIEDFPLRAEWITAHRKDNRNPALKHFIEISDQHS
- the ggt gene encoding gamma-glutamyltransferase, with amino-acid sequence MEKLKIGSKQMVVSPHYLASLAGSIIMEKGGNAFDAAVAVSACLAVVYPHMTGLGGDAFWLMYHNGSGEIKGYNGSGRSGRKADRDQYKGERAIPVRGPRSAITVPGMVDSWAEILAAYGRLSLREVLKPAIMYAEKGFPVSPDQCQNTVKNAEWLSCMPITADIYLPGGKPPSPGERFVQKELARTLTLIAEKGRDTFYKGEIAQALAAYLQNNGGILNLEDFGLHRGEWVSPLSSTYRGYAIYQMPPNSQGFTGLMTLNILENYDFGMIEHGSFEYYHLLIEALKLSFSDCNKVLTDPEFSQIPLGRLLDKEYARELAAKIGLPALQAESRPLGSDTSYAAAVDEDGNAVSFIQSLYFEFGSGVTAGDTGVILQNRGAFFSLDPDHVNTLEPGKRTFHTLMPAMAFRGGKPKFLYGTQGQGGEGQPQTQTALITRMVDYGMDPQTAVHEPRWVWGRTWGERVEGVRIESRVAPEVIAKLRKHGHHVTVVGEFDGVMGHAGIIEIDDQGFLRGGSDPRSDGAAIGI